In Zalophus californianus isolate mZalCal1 chromosome 17, mZalCal1.pri.v2, whole genome shotgun sequence, one DNA window encodes the following:
- the CTU1 gene encoding cytoplasmic tRNA 2-thiolation protein 1, translated as MPAPQCASCHAARAALRRPRSGQALCGACFCTAFEAEVLHTVLAGRLLPPGAVVAVGASGGKDSTVLAHVLRELAPRLGVSLRLVAVDEGISGYRDAALAAVRRQAARWDLPLTVVAYADLFGGWTMDAVARSTAGSGRSRACCTFCGVLRRRALEEGARLVGATHIVTGHNADDMAETVLMNFLRGDAGRLARGGGLGSRGEGGALPRCRPLQLASQKEVVLYAHFRRLDYFSEECVYAPEAFRGHARHLLKLLEAARPSAALDLVHSAERLALAPAARPPPPGACSRCGALASRALCQACALLDGLQRGRPRLAIGKGGGARDEEGPPPPPPSDPGSAPGPADGECGAACKERCE; from the exons ATGCCCGCCCCGCAGTGCGCCTCCTGCCACGCGGCGCGCGCTGCCCTCCGCCGCCCGCGCTCCGGTCAAGCGCTGTGCGGGGCCTGCTTCTGCACCGCCTTCGAGGCCGAGGTGCTGCACACGGTGCTGGCGGGCCGCCTGCTGCCGCCCGGCGCGGTGGTGGCCGTGGGGGCCTCCGGCGGCAAGGACTCCACGGTGCTGGCGCACGTGCTGCGCGAACTAGCGCCGCGCCTGGGCGTCTCGCTGCGCCTGGTGGCCGTGGACGAGGGCATCAGCGGCTACCGCGACGCGGCGCTGGCGGCCGTGCGACGCCAGGCGGCGCGCTGGGACCTCCCGCTCACCGTCGTGGCCTACGCAGACCTCTTCGGGGGCTGGACGATGGACGCCGTGGCCCGCAGCACGGCCGGCTCCGGCCGCAGCCGCGCCTGCTGCACCTTCTGCGGGGTGCTGCGGCGCCGCGCGCTGGAGGAAGGGGCGCGCCTCGTGGGAGCCACGCACATCGTGACGG gcCACAACGCCGACGACATGGCAGAGACCGTGCTCATGAACTTCCTGCGGGGCGACGCGGGGCGGCTGGCCCGGGGCGGGGGCCTGGGCTCGCGGGGCGAGGGGGGCGCACTGCCGCGCTGCCGCCCCCTGCAGCTGGCCTCGCAGAAGGAGGTGGTGCTGTACGCGCACTTCCGCCGCCTCGACTACTTCTCGGAGGAGTGCGTCTACGCGCCCGAGGCCTTCCGCGGCCACGCGCGCCACCTGCTCAAGCTCCTGGAGGCGGCGCGGCCGTCGGCGGCGCTGGACCTGGTGCACTCGGCCGAGCGCCTGGCCCTGGCCCCGGCCGCGCGGCCGCCGCCCCCCGGCGCCTGCTCCCGCTGCGGGGCGCTGGCCAGCCGCGCGCTCTGCCAGGCCTGCGCCCTCCTGGACGGCCTGCAGCGCGGCCGGCCCCGCCTGGCCATCGGCAAGGGCGGCGGGGCGCGCGACGAGGAGGGGCCGCCACCCCCGCCGCCCAGCGACCCCGGTTCTGCGCCGGGCCCCGCCGACGGGGAGTGCGGGGCGGCCTGTAAGGAGCGCTGCGAATAA